TTCACGTACATTCAACTCTTTCACCATCTCAGTACAGGTTCGTCCGAATAGTGCTGCGACCTCCTTATCGAACACAACAAAGTTCGTTGTACCAGTACCATCAAAAACCAACAAATTCAACTTAtacctgttttttttttttaaattcaaaaacatcAATTAACACCTGGCCTATCACCCTTTAGTTacaacaaaatcataaaaatgatattCAACATAATTTAGATGttcaaacacaattttttttagatttatcaGTTTTCTAGATTTTAGCCTAGCAAAGGAGACTTTGGTATAAAAGTGTTGTAGGTACATGAATTTTTTTCTGTGCACTCTATCTTTGTTTGccagcttttttttttgtggctAAACCAGATTTTCATCAACCAAagcagtttttgtttttaataaatattactaTTAAGCCAGATATTgctaaatcattaaaaatcaacaTAATCAATTAGTTAACTATATTGCATTTTTATGAAAAGATTGCACAAATAAATCTAATTAGAGTAATACCTGTCAACCACATTATTCACATCCCTATTACAGCCATCGCAGAAGTATTCATCCGCATTAGCTTCTGCCTTCACGCTGCAAACACATGATTTATACCACCAACTTGGAACGGGTTCAACATCAAGAACAGTGGCCCGAACAACATAGAATCCAACCTATATAGGAACAGTTtgaaagtttttttaaaaaaattaaccaaacGAAAAAAAGTAGTTTTATGTAAAGCACTCACATCCGCTGCAGCACGTAACTCCTTTATTGTCTTCCTCCCAATGGAAAATAAAACTTCATCTTCATCAAGATATGCTGGTTTGCCAGAAACCACAGACAGGTACTGCGAGATCTCTATATAGTACACACTACTTATCAATCACGATGCCACAAAAATACAGTCAATATGCACAACCATAAATAATTCACAATATCGGGAAGCTGTTGTTAGGACTGGGCATGTTTGTGTGCAAGTGTTTCAAgttattggttttttttttctctataatCTAAAACACAAAACATACAACGGTGAGCtgaataatcaaataataatctACAAATTTCACAAAAACACAAAGCAGCAGCAGTACAACAGATCTAGAACCCCAAAATCAAATAATCATTCAACAATTTCAACAAAACAAAATCCTataatcattaaataatttgttgATTTTAGAACAGAGATCCAGAGAATAAAATGAAAATCGAAGAATAGGTGCACACCAAAGCCACTGACCTTCGAGATAATGACGCCGAGACGACGGCGACAAGACGACCGCGAGCAGCAAGAAGAATCCGACGGAGAATGGGCGCCGAGTGATGAAGAAGACATCAAATAGGGGATCTGAATTGGAAAAACACCGACAGTACCAAGAGAAACTCTTCGGACAGCCACGGACGGCGGCAACCGGTCACTCCGTTCGGTGGCGGTGGAGGCTAGCTAGGGTTTTCTCTTCTTGTTATCTTTGAATGAAAGAATGAATAAAGGCAACAAAAGAGAGGAGGGAGACCAACATGCAGTAAGTGTTATtccctttttgttttcttttgttttatttatctattctaATTTATAAAAGTAACAAAAGAGAGGAGGGAGACCCGCTAACgtgttcttgttttcttttgttttttttatttattctaattccctttctgttttctttatttattttaattccctttttattttcttttgttttctctatTCATTCTAATTTATAAAGAGTATAATTGTGATTGATCAGATTCTCTATACTTATTGTGATAAAcgaaaaaattgattaaaaaaagtttttatttctGTTCATTGAATAGattttgtctattttaaaataattgttgttttaattttaacttttagattcattaaaaaattaaaatatgcattttaaattaaaataaaagccATACCTATTTTAAAACTGAAGAAGtatatgataatgataataataatgatgctGAATGAGCAAATAATTTCAGTAATGCATGATTTATTCCCAAGTTCTCAAAGTAGTAATCATATCCATGTGAGAGAGGGGATTCCAATGCAAGGTTCAAGATATTCCAAGACCAAACATGCTGTGCATAGTTGAATTTCACTCAACTCTCCTTGCAATTGCCAACATATTATCACCACCACCAATATTACACTTATTTCTTCAACGggctttcatttttttataaattattcaaatactaataataataataacagtttattaaaagaaaacacacTCAAAATCTTggattaaataaacaaatatacGAAACAACTCTTGTATCAAGTTATAAGAGATAAATTAATGTCTAACAcaaaaactttgaaaaataaACTACTCATATATTGTAGATCCTAATAACTCTCAAACAACCATAGttcattcaaataataatttaaataaattattctccTATATTTTAAATCGAACTGTGTAGAGGCATGTTGATTTAGTCCTCCACCACAACCCACTTCCCTTTCTTAGATTTGGATGAAACTGACTCCTCTCCAATCTCTTCAATATGTTTCTTAGCTCCGAGAATCTTAGAATTATGTTTCTCATCAACTGCAGGTGATGGAGTTGGCTCACTCTCACAAGCCTGGGATATGCCATCATGTACcaataaatataagaataataatattttagttacTATGGAAAAATTAATAACATCACTGTAACAATTTAAATTGGAAATCATTTGACACAAACCTTAGAAGTGTTGTATGGACCAGTAGACAAACTCAATAGTTCAGAATTTTCATGGGACAAAAGGCCCTACAAAACAATTGATCCAATAAAAAGACATCACCAAAATCTGGTTGCTCTGTTTTTCTAATacagaaacaaaagaaaaagttattAGACAGAGGGGATTACAGTGTCAGGATTGTATTTATCAAGGAAGGCAGAGACCAGAGAATTCTCATTAGTCATTCTCAGCACATGAATCACATATGGTTCATAAGAGTTCAGATTCCTCATCTTGAGTTGCACTTTGAAGATGAACTTAATATCCCTAAGCTTATGAATCTCTTCGGGACAGGAATTTTTCTCAACACCCTTCACAGTTAGGGAAAAAAAAACTTCATTCATGCTCTcataagtaataaaaattaaggTATAGTCCAGACtattaacacaaaaaaatgaATATGACATCAAACCTTAGTCACACAAGACTGCCTAAGGTCCTTAGCAGAAACTCCAAGAAACTTTGCAGCTTCTCCATCGAACAAAACAAAAGAGGCAGCATCGGTGTGGTCTATCACCCTTATGTGGATGATGTACCTATTAttcaccaaaaaatatatagtCCAAGAATAACACACTACATAAATCTTACCAATAATCAGTGTCTATACTATGCTATTACTGAATTGGatgcaaataattttttaatggcTTATCAAAGAGTCTCCATCCCACAAGGAAGAATAAAATgtatcaaatggaattaaaaaaatctaaaagcaAGTGACCCCGTGAACAAATCAAAGCTAAATAAACCAGTagccaataaatttttttatatttcccTTGTGAATCAGAATCCAAAAACACAGAAATAGCAAGCCACGAAAGTAACTTTGCAATGTGATTTCAATAATAGTTAATCTAAATCTCCAACCCCACATTCACAGAATTATCACCGACTGGCTATAACAAAAGCAAAAATTATGAGCAGTgccttttaattaaaaaaaattactaatcaaGTAGAATTTTACAACATgtaatcaagaaaaaaataagaataatgaaCAGTGTGAAACTTCACATCAAACTCAAAAACAACACATAAGATTCCATATTCGATCTGGAAACTCAGAAAGGGGAATTATCCAAGAGTCTCCATCCCACAAGCGAGAATAGTTTAAAATAAtccttattatatataattcataaaaaatgttataaaaatacctatttgaataataataatttaatagtgTCTGAGCAAATAATACAAATGCATAGATTACACCATTATCTTCGAGGACAAAGAGTATATAATGTGTGAATGTTGAAGAAGTATCGTGAGTCATACCTTGGCTCATAGAACCCGTAGTCTCTAATGCAATTGGgacagaaatattttttatcaagttCCCTCAAGCCACGACGACACTTCTTACATCCTTTGTACCACCAACCAAATTCAGTCTCAACTTCTTTAATCGTCCCGGCTGTAACAAATACAGCATCCTAAAATCGATGGATAGGAGGGTACAACACAACAATTGAGATTATGATCCAACAAACATTGGAactaatacaataaaaaaatacaataaaaaaaggaaGACTAATAAAGAAAGAATTTTACCTGATTATGCTCCTTTATATCTGCAATTGTTTTGTAGACTGACAGACGCAAAAAATCCTCCTCATCTGAAACAGGTTGACCACAGACCAGCGGCATTATGCCTTGTCCATCAACAGGATCCAATTTGTTCACCCTTGCATTTTTAAATGAGAAATTATGAAATTTGTCAATAGTTTAATAATCAAAAGCATTGTATAAATAATCTGCTGACCACAATACTGATCTATATACTGTACCTCGCAAAGAAATCCCTGGCAGCTGGAAACTCAACATTGATAAACAGTTTCGAATTGTAGTTTGTGTTAGATACACCCATGACCCCTACAAAAGACataacaaaacaaagaaaataccATAAGCATATGATGACAGAAAACATGCATTCAAATACcagtaaaataaacaaataaacaaaccaCTATAAAATTTCATCTTGCCCATTTGGAGAATAACCACATAGGTAAGAGACGGGTGTTCCTCTAGATATTTGAGCAATTCAAAAGCAAAAGACTGCCACAACGTTACTCTTAATTTCTGTCCACCCCTATAAAAAATAGCAATTCTTGTAGATTAAAGAGAGACACAAAAttccaaaataagattttaaaacaaaagtcACTATCAAAAAGATATTAAGCATTACTCAAGATCATCAAGTTCTATGGTGATATAACTTGACGGCTTCCCGTCCCGTGTGAATTCGACCAAGTTACCCTTAGAAGCAAGCTGACCTATCACATCTACAAAATAAAGGCACCAATCTATTGATTAACAAAACTCTGTATGCCCAAATTTTTCTCTTTGGAATCAACGCATTTTATTCATGTTGAAATCAGACCCCTTAAAttctcttaaaaataaaaatataaaaaactattAATAAATAGTTAGGGCCTAGAAATCAAAGTTCCtgaagaaacaaaattataggaCATTATAAAGATAATACACaagattatataaatatttttattaaacaaaattcaaatgaaacAATATTTAACTGAGttagaaattatattatttcttaatataaaattacagcAAGGGAATATTTGTTACAGGAagggaataataaaaaaattcttcctTAATATAATATCTCAATGAAACAAATTTTAGATTAATATTATATGAATCTACAATAGTTGAGACTTGAGAGGAATAGCAACAACCATCAATTGAATCCATATCTGTCCACTATATgctcataataaaaaaagacagCAAAGGATACAAAAATTAGACTTTAAAGAATTAAACAACACATGCATCATAGATTAATCTAACAAAGTACTTACCAACTAAATAACCATCTTCTTTAGACTCTGATTGTATTGTTTTGAACGGAACAAAATTAAATCCGTTCAATGGAACTGAAGAATCTTGTACCGGACGCACAATCGTGTCCCTCTTGAAATGGATCCTAAATTCGTGTCTAGTAGGCTTGAACTTGATGGTATTCAAAGCAACTCCAAAATTAGTGACCACGTACACGTTGCCCTCAGCGAGTAAGCCCTCGAAAATAGGAACAAATATGTCTTTTACAGTGCATTGAATTGTATCTCCCTGAATGCATTAATTTTATAGAGTCATAGATAAATAAGGTTTATTGCTCAGTCATTaccaaaataaatctaaaatgaAAAGCGAAAATTTTACCTCTTCATCAAGGACAACCATCTCAATAGGTGCCTTCATCCCAGATCTTGCAAATTGAGAAACGGTCCAAAGTCTAATGACACGTACTTTGAGCTTCCACACCTTATGCGCTGGACCAGCATTGATACACTTGATGAGATCATACCTAAAAATCAAAGACCTCATATTTagtgaaagataaaaaaaaaacttattgtGAAACAATCCACATGGCACATGAACTCACCTAGCTTCCATTGCTACCTGCCACTACAAAATTACTCAAATAAACTGAATTTCAGTGTAGATAAAGAACAAATGTGGTGATCACCTATGCCAAATTTATAGAGAGTCACAACACTGTTCAGCCCCAATATTGGTAAGGATTGCAAGAATCTTTATATTCCTATCAAAATCCAgctaaaaaaaagggaaagtgTTTAGACTATTCAGGATTAAAGAATCTGAATCAtatcaataaaatcaataaatcaataaatcaataaataaaataaaattcaaaattaggtTAGAAATCAACGGCCAACATTTACTGTGTTCCATTTACATGGCAAACTGGAGTTTAAttctgaaaaatcaaaataagaagCAATATATGCTGAAGAGGAAATCACCATATTTACATACATTAGTAAtgtaaaaatgaattttctacttaatatactaaaattgaatAAGTAAtgtgaaaatgaatttttttaaattatattaagtagaaaattctgaaaaaaatatattagtaatgtaaaaatgaattttttttaaaatgaattttttatttaaaattaatttggcttattaacctaaacaaaattttttttaatcaaacttagatttattttttttattaatcttaacTATATGTATtcctacatattaataataaatttaaaaataaaataattatatttataaattttattttaatataaatactaatatatttctttattaaatttttttgcctcttcaaatattttttttaagttccgTCTGTACTCCTACGTactctcattttttattaaattaatttatatttgatgTAGAAAATTTGGAATCATAAGCTATTTTAATTTCAAGAGGTACAGACTAAAGGCGTTATGAGAATTAAATTTGGTATTTAGcactaattttttgtttcctGATCTGATATAATTCCCAAAAGGTTTGTTATCAGCACCTTTCCATATATGACCAAAGATTGTGTTGAGAGGATAGTATCATATTTTCTATAATTTAAAATNNNNNNNNNNNNNNNNNNNNNNNNNNNNNNNNNNNNNNNNNNNNNNNNNNNNNNNNNNNNNNNNNNNNNNNNNNNNNNNNNNNNNNNNNNNNNNNNNNNNNNNNNNNNNNNNNNNNNNNNNNNNNNNNNNNNNNNNNNNNNNNNNNNNNNNNNNNNNNNNNNNNNNNNNNNNNNNNNNNNNNNNNNNNNNNNNNNNNNNNNNNNNNNNNNNNNNNNNNNNNNNNNNNATCCCCCCCCTCCCCCCCCGAAACGATACCGCATTAGGCAATATACCGGTCCGGTCCAAACCGGCCGCTgggcttttattttttttaagccAAAGGATTATAAATTAATGTATtataaattaatgttaattGATATGTAGTagataaacaaatttaattagaataaataacaatttatttattttattttaaacttttattttaatttagactttataaataagaagatgaattataattaatatagtattattaattaagtaatataaatgataataaattatctaaattatattaattataatatttaaatatataatcaaatcaaatcaaataaattaaatcggGAAACACTCTCCGAAGCATGCCACGTCAGCTTCATCATTAAGTGCAGAcatccgatttttatataatagaatagataagtTCAAACAAGGTAACAGCAAAAAATATCGGTTGCCTGATTCACTCAAGGGTAAAATCGTAAAACTAATTACGCGAAGGGATAGTTTGTAAAAATGGCACATCGTGTTAAACTAAAATTAGGGCATTTTGCTTCTTCGAGTAGCTTCTGAACCCTCTAAGCTCAGCTTCGCACTCCGCAGAGGGGaacaaggagaagaaggagCAGCTGCTTCGCCGCACGACCCCAGTCTTCGATTAATCTCCGTCGTTAAACTTTTATTCTCACGCTCAATCTCAAccacacacactctctctctgcGTTCCGAATCGAGGTCGATTTCACAAGATGTCGGGCGGTTTCTTTCGGGTAAATTTTGCTCATATATTACCCTTGATTCGGGCTAAGTAATCTTAACAGTTCTCAGATCTCGTGTGCTTTGAATTTCATAATAACCTCtgtaatattaactaattacgGATTGATGCGTGTTACTTAGTTAACTGTAATTGTTGAAATTTGTGTGTATAGGGCACATCTGCGGATCAGGACACTCGGTTTTCGAATAAACAATTGAAGCTGCTGAAGTCGCAAAAGTTTGCCCCCGAATTGGAGCACCTGGttcgttttattttattttttttttcaattttctgtttttaggGAAATGTTTGTGGGTTTGGGACGACAAGGattagtgtgtgtgtgtgtgtgtgtgtgtgaaattggtgagattagttgattttagtttgttttgaaTTCAGTTTTGGAAAAACAATGGTTTGTATAGGTGGACATGACAAAGGTGAACATGGAGGTGATGAAGCCTTGGATCACCAGAAGGGTGACTGAGCTTCTCGGGTTTGAAGATGAAGTGCTTATTAACTTTATACACAGTCTGCTTGATGCGAAGGTAACTGATCTATTAAGTTTTAGTTGTTCTTTTTGTTCCGCTGAATCTTATTATTGTCATTGTTGTAGTGTTCCTCAGTTTTCCGCTTCACAAGTTTTATTGGCTATATGGTGTTCTTGGAGTCtaaaattttctatttgtcATTCGCTGAATCTTCACAtctttgataattttattttcatgtgcATTGGTTGAAATCGGGATTGCATTTCTGTATATAATGTCATTTTTCTTTTAGCATTTGATCGTGCAACCTTGTCCCCACTTAAGAATGAAATATCTTTAATGTGTACACACTAATGACACCACCTAGTACTCCCTCCCCTCCTCTCTTTTGGGTTGGTCACATTCTATTTCTTGTGACACAGGAAGTGAATGGGAAGGAAATCCAGATACAACTTACTGGGTTTATGGAAAAAAACACTGGAAAGTTCATGAAAGAGCTTTGGACGCTTCTTCTCAGTGCACAGAAAAATGCCAGTGGTGTTCCTCAGCAGTTCTTGGAtgccaaagaagaagaactccGGAAGAAGAAGGTACTTTTGAGTCCTGATATACCATTACTGAACTTTCATGACGAATTCCTCTATCACTTTTGTTGGGGTGTTTCTGATGTAAGTTGCTTCCTGTGGGTTGTTACTTTAGGttgaaaatgataaaataactAGTGAAATTCAgaggaaaagagagaaagaagataGAGAGTTCATGGAAGTGAGGCTGAAAAAACTGGTAATACTACCTTTTCCGTGCTGGAGTTACGTTTTATAAAGTTGAGACTTTTGTTTTAACTTTATTCATGTTTTCATGGCGTTCAGCTAGCTTCTGCAATTATTTGGGTTCATGTCCTTTACCTCAAACTACTGTAGGACGGTGGATTTGATGCGAAGGATAATGATACTGCTTTGGACTCAACCACAGGGCACTATGTTCAGGATGGAAAAGAAAGTGACAAGAGGAATGGTGTTAGAGGAAGGAGCAGGTTAAATGGGACAACTCCttgcttatttttcttttaaatatattgCATCAAAATTCACAGTATAACCTAGGATTTTCAATTTTATAGAGGCTGTATTTGTGCATTCCTGAAGTTGCAACGTGACACGTTGTGAAAGTGGCTTGGCGTTGTTCTAGTTGACAACCTAGAATTCTATCCCTAGTATGCACCACAGTAAAATAGGCATAATTCAAGCCTGACTTACAGAAGTTCCCTAATCTATATACTATTGTACCAAAGCTTTGAATTTACCATGAAAACCTTCAATCTCCtgtaaattaaaatcaattataagACTGGAAGAAAAGTTTAAACAATTTCTATTTATGAATCATTCAAAATACATATTATTTCTTTATATTTGATGTGTTATTTGTGGTAGGAGTGTATTTTTTATCCGGTGAGACCATAAGCATTTATTTTGAACTTCCCTTTGGGTTTAAGCTTCATTATTTGAATATTACATTGATCTTTGGATGGAAAGATTAAATTATTTGCCTGCTTTGTTGCAGGGTTTCTAGGTCCCCGCGCTCACCTGCTGTTTCTGTTTCGCCTAATCGGTATCACATTTAGAAATAAACAGTGTTTTAATAGACTTCCCATGTTTATTTTGATGGTTGAAATATTTGCTGTTTGCTATCTTCAGCAGAGGCTCGCCTTCAAGGTCAATGAGtaaatcattttcaaattcaCGAAGCTATTCGGGGTATGCTTTTTGTATTGATAGCTTAGTTTGccttttactttatttattatatatagctTATGTGCTTGTACACTATATATGGGTTTATTGCCATATATTAGTATAATTTGATGTGGTGTAATTATTTGTTTCATTTCTTATCCCTTATATGCTCTTCCCTTATTCAGTGTTATCATGCACATTTAACTTTCctttaattttgttgttttgggGTTAATGAGTTTGTGTTATTTAGTGGTAGACATAGATCGAGGAGTATATCCAGGTCTCCAGAAGCTAGAAGACGCTCCCCATCTTCTGATAGGATTCGCCGTTCTCCACGACGACGATCCATTTCTCCTCGGAGGTATTCACCTAGGCGATCCCCTTACCGGAGGCCTCCATATTCAAGGAGAAGATCTAGATCCCGCTCAACTTATAGATCTCCTTCTCCTCTACGACGTAGAATGCATTCCCCCTACCGTCGTAGTTCCCCCTCTTACCGTCGACGCAGATCACCTTCTCCTGTGAAAAGACGCAGATCGCCTTCTCCAATGCGTCGACGTAGATCTCCTTCACCAATCCGTCGACGTAGATCACCTTCTCCAGTGCGTCGACGCAGATCACCCTCTCCTGTAAGGCGGCAAAGGTCACCCTCTCCACTGCGACGTCGATCTCCCATCACGCGGTATAGATCTCCACCTGTGCGCCGAATGCCTCCAACCCATCTACGGTCTAGATCAGGATCTCCCATGCAATCCACTTCTCCCATACGTCGAAGGGACGGGAGTCAAAGTCCACAACGCAGATCTCCATCTCCTCTGCGGCGTAGATCACCTGGTTTTGTTAAGAGAAGATCACCAAGTCCTTCTCCGAGGAGGTCTCCTCCAAATGAATGGAGTTCTCAGTCCCCAGCACGGCATGTATCTACATCTCCAGTAAAGAGAACTTCGTCAAGACGTCAAAGAAGTCCTGTGCAGCCTTCTAGGGGGAGAGTCAGGTATTTAACGATTGTTACTCAGCAGATTGCTTTAATAATGTTGTATAACTTTTAAAATGAATCATTTCCAATAGAGTCATTTGCAAATTTTGAAGTAGGTCTAGAGTTTACTGCCAGAAATGTTATAGTGGCACTACACCAACCCCAGCTTTGATCTGCAAAAATTGTGCAGAATGTTATTCTTTTAATGGGTTTGTTCTTCCAAggaaatttataaatttgtgGGGATACCTGTTGCAGAACACCGGAAGAATTGTCACCTGTGGCGCATCAACACCCAAAAGATAAGGATCATAAAGCTTCACGCACTAAATCGCCGGACTCAGTTTCGTCAGGTGAGAAGTCTCCACCACGATCAGTGTCTCCACAACCAAGGAGGAGGAATAGCAGTGAAGACAGGAGGTAGTATTTTTTGAATTCTTATTTGTTGCTCTTACTTACAGATCATTTTCTCTAACTTGGTTTGTTTGCACATTTATTTGGTTACTGAAAATGTTTAGTCCACCGAAGAGCCCGGTGAGGCAAAGAAGAGACAAGTTGACCCATGAAAGAAGCTTGAGTCCTCCAAAGAGACCAAGAACCCAGAAACCTCGCCATGATAGCCCAGAGACAAGCGAAGATGCAGAAGGAACATACCATTCTAGGTTTGAATATTAATTGCATAACTTTATACTTGATTGCGCTTCATTTTGGAGTATGTTACTCTGATAAATTTGTTGAATTGTCTGATTTCTTTTCTCTCTGGTAGAGACAACAGAGATCCTAATTCAAAGTCATCCGGAAAGAGAACAAAATATTTATCCCCAGTTAGTAAGCGGAAAAACTCACCTGCAAAGTTTCATGACGAGGAAGATTTCTCTCCCGAAATGGCAGCTGGTCGCGTTTCTTCTGGGTCTCGTCACTATGATAACACTGATGGGAGTAGGAAAGGGCGAGAGATTAAAGGGTAATAGTTTGGTATACTGCAGTTATTCTAAATTTCTGTGCATGGCATACATTTTTGATAATGCAACCTCTTTTGCAGTGATATTTCTTCTGGAAAAGGTGATGAATCTTATGTGCGACCTAAATCGCCAAGGAATAAAGAAAGTTATTCCAGTGAGAAGCCTCATGAATCTTATGCTGTAGATACTAAGAAGTCTGATGACAAGGATCATTCTCTTTCAAACTATGCAAAAAATAGTGATAGGCGCCACAAATCAGAAGCAACTCGAGATTTAGTTGGAAAAGTTGATCGTGTCAATCATAGTGCTTCCTATGATTCTGTTTCTGAGGAAAGTGACAAACATAGAAGGGaaggaaaggaaaagagaaaacatAGAAAGTCAGAGAAAAAAGTTGTGTCATCAGATGAAGATTATAGTTCTGATTCTGAAATGGAGGACAGGAAAGATGCTAAGAGGaggaaaaaggaggagaagaagctGCGGAAGGAGGAGAAACGTCGAAGACGGGAAGAGAAAAGACGCCGGAGGGAAGAACGGCGGGCAGAGAAGCTGAAAATGAAGGGTAAAACTGACTATAGTTCAGACGATGAGGAAGCTGAACGAATGGATCATCGTCGTAGTGATAATGACGAGATGTTGTCTGAACAAAAGaagcttgagattgagttgCGGAATAAGGCTCTTGAATCTCTCAAAGCAAAGAAGGGCATGAATAACTGAATACATCACTTGAgttttgattttattacttcAAAAAACTTCTTGAGAAATATCTTGTTATTTTTTAGCAGCTTAAAGATTAAGGAACTTGGATTTAGAAATGCGTATGCtttttttcctctctttttttGTTGGTAAATGTTTGATGTAGTCTATCTTTAATGCTGGCAGCTGAAATGGATAAATGACGATTTCTGAGCAAATCTGTTGAGTGCAA
The genomic region above belongs to Arachis duranensis cultivar V14167 chromosome 3, aradu.V14167.gnm2.J7QH, whole genome shotgun sequence and contains:
- the LOC107476819 gene encoding uncharacterized protein LOC107476819 isoform X2, with amino-acid sequence MSGGFFRGTSADQDTRFSNKQLKLLKSQKFAPELEHLVDMTKVNMEVMKPWITRRVTELLGFEDEVLINFIHSLLDAKEVNGKEIQIQLTGFMEKNTGKFMKELWTLLLSAQKNASGVPQQFLDAKEEELRKKKVENDKITSEIQRKREKEDREFMEVRLKKLDGGFDAKDNDTALDSTTGHYVQDGKESDKRNGVRGRSRVSRSPRSPAVSVSPNRGSPSRSMSKSFSNSRSYSGGRHRSRSISRSPEARRRSPSSDRIRRSPRRRSISPRRYSPRRSPYRRPPYSRRRSRSRSTYRSPSPLRRRMHSPYRRSSPSYRRRRSPSPVKRRRSPSPMRRRRSPSPIRRRRSPSPVRRRRSPSPVRRQRSPSPLRRRSPITRYRSPPVRRMPPTHLRSRSGSPMQSTSPIRRRDGSQSPQRRSPSPLRRRSPGFVKRRSPSPSPRRSPPNEWSSQSPARHVSTSPVKRTSSRRQRSPVQPSRGRVRTPEELSPVAHQHPKDKDHKASRTKSPDSVSSGEKSPPRSVSPQPRRRNSSEDRSPPKSPVRQRRDKLTHERSLSPPKRPRTQKPRHDSPETSEDAEGTYHSRDNRDPNSKSSGKRTKYLSPVSKRKNSPAKFHDEEDFSPEMAAGRVSSGSRHYDNTDGSRKGREIKGDISSGKGDESYVRPKSPRNKESYSSEKPHESYAVDTKKSDDKDHSLSNYAKNSDRRHKSEATRDLVGKVDRVNHSASYDSVSEESDKHRREGKEKRKHRKSEKKVVSSDEDYSSDSEMEDRKDAKRRKKEEKKLRKEEKRRRREEKRRRREERRAEKLKMKGKTDYSSDDEEAERMDHRRSDNDEMLSEQKKLEIELRNKALESLKAKKGMNN